One Niabella beijingensis DNA window includes the following coding sequences:
- a CDS encoding serine hydrolase: protein MKQLFFLLGMIGTLCGQAQRSESFVRDSLDRYVADAMQAWQIPGVAVAVVRNGKTVLMRIYGIRELGSPGKIGSNTLFMIGSNTKAFTATALALLQAEDKLKLGDPVIKYLPEFKLYDPWVTQHATIRDLLSHRLGFNTFQGDFMFFDSDLSSGQVREKLAKLKPAYDFRTTWGYCNAAFLTAGEIIPRVTGKSWAQYLRERIFDPLGMNHTVALSSDFPKQKNIAAAHTVYLGKLMKVPYGQIDNLAPAGSIGSSIADMTHWVELQLAEGAYQGKQVIPGGAIFETRMPHSIIGLGGHAFNRSQFGLYGLGWFTGSYEARRVVSHTGGVNGFLTSVYLLPEEQLGIIVLTNTESNNFYNDLTNELADAYLDLPFRNYSRRSITRLQQRRNKEIKEAEERQQQIASKPRLPVSLDAFTGQYEHSVYGKMNITREKDTLVMHFEHHPRLTGRLYPKQKDAFWCFYSIPMYGIEEIPFTIEGGNVKTITVRVAGFIEDAPYVFSKTRD from the coding sequence ATGAAGCAACTCTTTTTTTTACTTGGAATGATTGGTACATTATGCGGACAGGCGCAACGCTCGGAGTCTTTTGTCCGTGACAGTCTGGACAGGTATGTGGCGGATGCTATGCAGGCCTGGCAGATCCCGGGCGTGGCAGTGGCCGTTGTCAGGAATGGGAAGACGGTTTTAATGCGCATCTATGGCATCCGGGAATTGGGCAGCCCCGGGAAAATAGGTTCAAATACGCTTTTCATGATCGGCTCCAACACAAAAGCATTTACCGCTACTGCACTTGCGTTGCTGCAGGCCGAAGATAAACTCAAGCTCGGCGATCCGGTGATAAAATATCTTCCGGAGTTTAAATTATACGATCCATGGGTGACACAGCATGCTACCATCCGGGATCTTCTTTCCCACCGGTTGGGCTTTAATACCTTCCAGGGAGATTTTATGTTCTTTGATTCTGATCTTTCTTCCGGACAGGTGCGGGAAAAGCTGGCAAAGCTAAAACCCGCTTACGATTTCAGGACCACCTGGGGATATTGTAATGCCGCCTTTCTTACAGCGGGTGAAATCATTCCCCGGGTGACCGGAAAAAGCTGGGCGCAATATCTCCGGGAGCGGATCTTCGATCCGTTGGGCATGAACCATACCGTCGCCCTTTCTTCAGATTTTCCAAAGCAAAAGAACATTGCGGCTGCTCATACCGTATACCTGGGCAAACTGATGAAAGTTCCTTACGGGCAGATCGACAACCTGGCACCGGCGGGAAGCATCGGCTCTTCCATCGCGGATATGACCCACTGGGTAGAGTTGCAGCTTGCAGAAGGGGCATATCAGGGCAAACAGGTGATCCCGGGCGGTGCGATCTTCGAGACCCGCATGCCGCATTCCATCATCGGGTTGGGTGGACATGCTTTTAACCGTTCCCAGTTCGGTCTCTATGGCCTGGGATGGTTCACCGGGTCTTATGAGGCCCGCCGGGTAGTTTCGCATACCGGTGGTGTGAATGGTTTTTTAACAAGTGTATACCTGTTGCCGGAGGAACAGCTGGGTATTATCGTTCTTACGAATACGGAGTCGAATAATTTTTATAACGACCTTACCAATGAGCTGGCCGATGCATATCTTGATCTGCCATTCCGGAACTACAGCCGGCGATCCATCACCCGGCTGCAGCAACGCCGCAACAAGGAGATTAAGGAAGCAGAGGAAAGACAACAACAGATCGCTTCAAAGCCCCGGCTTCCGGTGTCACTGGACGCCTTTACCGGACAGTATGAACACTCCGTTTACGGGAAGATGAACATCACAAGGGAAAAGGATACACTTGTAATGCATTTTGAGCATCACCCCCGTCTCACCGGACGACTTTACCCGAAGCAAAAAGATGCCTTCTGGTGCTTTTACAGCATTCCGATGTACGGGATCGAGGAAATACCTTTTACTATAGAAGGCGGCAACGTAAAGACAATAACGGTGCGGGTTGCGGGTTTTATTGAGGATGCGCCTTATGTGTTCAGCAAGACCAGGGACTGA
- a CDS encoding ABC transporter permease, protein MFINDFKIAWRQLKKQKMYAAIKIGGFALSITACLLIALFIRDELSYDRSYPDTDRIYRLVAQFKDNGKVGKGWSFPPPMAKVIKSDFPEVENTARIMPSALFDGAGSNQIRPTDILQNTYEGRFAYADQGLLDILKLPMVYGNRATALAEPNTMVITKSMADKYFPDQNPVGKTMILNENKDRIYRVGGVIQDFPVTSHFPFRFLLTLTGHELWPGEQTQWASSNYGVYTLLKKGTNAAALQNKLKLILNRYYLPVLRSAGVKDPEGIIKDVHILLQPVADVHLRSVDIDDWQSKGDIRFVWLFGAVACFILVIACINFINLSTARSANRAKEVGLRKVVGSRRRGLMQQFLTESILYSFASFVLGILLTVLLLPYFNQVAAKSLVIPWKAWWLLPSLVLGAVAVGFAAGLYPAFYLSAFKPVKVLKGELAGGSKSSFLRNGLVVFQFATSVALIVCTVVVYRQTHYLLNRNAGFDKDQVLLLQGTGTLDPKTTLPGLKNELLNVAQVKHVSISDYLPVAGTKRDGNPFFKEGRTKEDAAVGGQKWYVDVDYIKTMGMKMASGRDFSKEMASDTASAVINEAMVKALGLKSPAVGQRITNGWETFTVIGVVKDFNFETMRQHVEPLCLAMGRFNASSIVAVKINPADLKNTIASLTAVWKKFAPNQPIRYTFLDENFASMYADVQRMGNIFSSFAILAILIACLGLFALSAFMAEQRTKEIGVRKVLGAGVGQLAVLLSKDFVKLVLIALAIATPFAWWVMNQWLQDFAYRISIDWWMFLIAGLLVLTVALITISFQSVRAALANPVKALRSE, encoded by the coding sequence ATGTTCATAAATGACTTCAAAATTGCCTGGCGGCAATTAAAAAAGCAGAAGATGTATGCTGCTATTAAGATCGGCGGTTTTGCGCTGAGCATTACCGCGTGTTTGCTGATCGCCCTGTTTATCAGGGATGAGCTGAGTTACGACCGCAGCTACCCGGATACGGATCGCATTTATCGTTTGGTTGCGCAATTCAAAGACAATGGAAAAGTGGGAAAGGGATGGTCGTTTCCACCACCCATGGCAAAAGTGATAAAGAGTGATTTTCCCGAAGTGGAAAATACGGCCCGCATAATGCCCAGTGCACTTTTTGACGGCGCCGGCAGTAACCAGATACGGCCTACAGATATACTGCAGAATACTTATGAAGGCAGGTTCGCCTATGCAGATCAGGGTTTGCTGGATATATTAAAGCTCCCGATGGTGTATGGAAACAGGGCCACCGCCCTGGCGGAACCGAATACGATGGTGATCACAAAATCGATGGCGGATAAATATTTCCCTGATCAGAATCCTGTAGGAAAAACAATGATCCTGAACGAGAACAAAGACCGGATCTACAGGGTCGGAGGGGTGATACAGGATTTCCCGGTCACCTCACATTTCCCGTTCCGTTTTCTGCTTACACTTACCGGGCATGAGCTTTGGCCGGGAGAACAAACGCAGTGGGCTTCCAGTAATTATGGGGTTTACACCCTGCTGAAGAAAGGTACCAATGCTGCGGCACTTCAAAATAAACTTAAACTGATACTGAACAGGTATTACCTGCCCGTTTTAAGAAGTGCCGGTGTAAAGGATCCCGAGGGTATAATAAAAGATGTTCATATTTTATTGCAGCCGGTTGCTGATGTACATTTGAGATCGGTTGATATCGACGACTGGCAATCGAAAGGTGATATCCGTTTTGTATGGCTGTTTGGCGCCGTTGCCTGTTTTATACTGGTTATTGCCTGTATTAATTTTATTAATCTTTCAACCGCACGGTCGGCTAACAGGGCGAAAGAAGTAGGACTGCGTAAAGTGGTAGGGTCCCGCCGCCGCGGACTGATGCAGCAGTTTCTTACAGAATCCATCCTTTATAGTTTTGCATCGTTTGTTTTGGGCATCCTGCTGACAGTATTATTGTTGCCTTATTTTAACCAGGTAGCAGCAAAGTCGCTGGTCATTCCCTGGAAGGCATGGTGGCTGCTGCCATCGCTGGTTTTGGGTGCTGTGGCAGTGGGTTTTGCAGCAGGGCTTTATCCGGCATTTTATTTATCGGCTTTCAAACCGGTGAAGGTGTTGAAGGGCGAACTGGCCGGTGGAAGCAAAAGCTCTTTTTTAAGAAATGGGCTGGTGGTGTTCCAGTTTGCAACATCCGTGGCATTGATTGTGTGCACAGTAGTGGTTTACCGGCAAACGCATTACCTTCTGAACAGGAATGCGGGCTTCGACAAAGACCAGGTATTGCTGTTACAGGGAACGGGAACGCTGGATCCTAAAACCACCTTACCGGGATTGAAAAATGAACTGCTGAATGTGGCGCAGGTAAAACATGTTTCGATAAGCGATTACTTACCCGTTGCCGGTACCAAAAGAGACGGGAACCCATTTTTTAAGGAGGGCAGAACAAAGGAAGATGCAGCTGTTGGCGGTCAAAAATGGTATGTGGATGTTGATTATATAAAAACAATGGGGATGAAGATGGCCTCCGGCCGCGATTTTTCAAAAGAGATGGCTTCCGATACGGCCTCGGCAGTCATCAATGAAGCAATGGTGAAGGCGCTGGGGCTGAAAAGCCCGGCTGTAGGACAACGCATTACGAACGGATGGGAAACATTTACGGTGATCGGAGTGGTAAAGGATTTTAATTTTGAAACGATGCGCCAGCATGTTGAACCATTATGCCTGGCCATGGGCCGGTTTAATGCTTCATCCATAGTGGCTGTTAAAATAAACCCTGCAGATCTGAAGAATACGATCGCTTCCCTTACTGCTGTCTGGAAAAAATTTGCACCCAACCAGCCCATACGCTATACCTTCCTGGATGAGAATTTTGCCAGTATGTATGCGGATGTACAGCGGATGGGAAATATCTTCAGCAGTTTTGCCATTCTTGCCATCCTGATCGCCTGTCTGGGTCTTTTCGCATTATCCGCTTTTATGGCGGAGCAGCGTACAAAAGAGATCGGTGTCCGGAAAGTATTGGGTGCCGGTGTGGGGCAACTCGCAGTACTGCTTTCAAAGGATTTTGTAAAACTTGTATTGATCGCATTGGCAATAGCAACACCTTTTGCATGGTGGGTTATGAACCAGTGGCTGCAGGATTTTGCTTACCGTATCAGCATCGATTGGTGGATGTTCCTTATTGCCGGTTTATTGGTGTTAACGGTGGCTCTTATCACCATTAGTTTTCAATCGGTCAGGGCAGCACTGGCCAATCCGGTGAAGGCCTTGCGTTCTGAATAG